Part of the Betta splendens chromosome 17, fBetSpl5.4, whole genome shotgun sequence genome, CTACCTCGTGTCACCCTCCAGGGGCGTATCTAGACTGTTTGCATTGAGGGGCCCTGTATCTGGGAGTTTACACTTTTAGCTTAAAAATAGTGAGTGACATACGTGTTTAATTCAATGTTTTGTGGAATTGTTCTAGCAGCGGCACCACTATGTCGTCACAGCGTGTTAGGTTGGACACTTTTTATTGATCATGCATCAGATCAATGTCCAGTTGTCCCAGTCAGGTCAGCTGatttttacagtataaacataactagctgcagaaaatgaaggcattgttttgcttttgctgaGAGTTAAATAGGCATATCAGCGTTCATATCAGAAGAAAAACGCTTGATTTACTACTAATATAGTGTAATGTAAGAAGGTGCTGCTTGACTTTTGATAAATGATCACACTAGTCACCAGATCAGAGAAACTGGGCTGTGTGTAATCAGGATAATGCACCACACTGTATTCCTACTTGTAGCACTTTTATGTGAGAGTTGTCTCAGGACAACGTAAAACccaaccaaaataaaaacaatcttATGATTagattgttttgtattttgggATTAACACAGTGTTGTAATTGTACAAATATGTGATGCTGACTATGAATACGAAGCTAAACAGGAAACTGTCAGATGGAAGGGGCATGTGACCAGACAGTTGCACAATGAGCAGTGTTCAGTAGTGAGGAATGATGCTGGTAGCATGTGTGTTCCTACATTTCTGTGAGTGATGTGCAATCTCCTGTTTTCAGGATACAGGAGTTGGGAAATCCAGTATCGTTTGCCGATTTGTTCAGGATCATTTTGACCACAACATTAGTCCCACAATAGGGTAAGAGCATCGCAGTCTGTGCCGTGAAACAcccacaacaggaaacaaatcaGACAGACTGGTTCACAGGTGTGAGATTTCAGGCTTTTAAGTATTAAATAAAGCCCAAAGTCCATGTTAACAATAGTGGAGTTCAGCTGTCTGTTATGTCAAGTTAAGTGAACTCTGTGGAAGTCAAGTCCTGTCATGTATATTAACGTTCAAGACAGTGAACACACTATAGTAGTACAGATTATAGACATCAAAAAGACTTGTCAAGACCCATTTATCATCCAAGCAATTTATTACAGAGAGGGTAAAGTTAAACCCACTGTCAGAAATAATGACCTCATCGTAGAGAAAGAGAAACGATCACGGCCCCACGGAAGCATTCGGCCCCAGACAAATTCACAGGTCACAGCGAACAGATGTTTAAAGTTTGGTCATGAGCAGGGAGTGAAAAGAACAGTCACTGACACAGTTAGTCACCAACATTTTTTCCAGCAAAACCAATGAACACATAACAGTCTCCATTAACTGACCTGTACAGAGCAAAATAGTACCGTCTGTTGATGTAAACCAGTGTGAATCACACCGGAAAAAGACCCAGCTCAAACATGCCACGTGGCTGAGTATTAAACAACTTCATTGCCAGTGTTTCCTGCTGACTTGTACTAATTTGTTTCCTGTGTCCTTTAAGAAACGAGCGGAGAAACACTGTTGTGAAATACTCTGTATCGCCCACAGAGCGTCATTTTTGACCAAGACTGTGCCGTGTGGAAACGAGCTGCATAAGTTTCTGATCTGGGACACGGCGGGGCAGGAAAGGGTGAGTGCGTCCACCACAGACATGCCTCATTTACCTGCCGTTTGACACAACCTCGGGCTAGTGTTGAGAGTTATTATTAGGGATGAAATaggattattattgttattactgtGGCCACTGGCAACGTGTACAATAAAGACACTGCGGTTTTTGACCAGTGACTCTATAGAGAAACGAGATGTTAGCGGGTTTGTTAGCTGCTAAAAATAGACACGTCTTGTTCATGATTgtcttgtgttgtcttttttaGTTCCATTCTTTAGCCCCTATGTACTACAGAGGATCGGCTGCTGCTGTCGTCGTGTATGATATTACTAAACTGGTAAGAACACTGATAAAATACGCCTAACCTATAAGGCTGGTTTCACCAAGCTTGATGTAGAAAGTCATCACTCTGGAACGCTTTGACCTAGAAACATCATTCTTTCCTGCTCTGTTAATGGAAACTCGTATTACAAAAACCACCTAATGCAATGAAATGTGACACACATAAGGAAAATGCTGGCCACGATCTCATGAAGCGCCGGTCCCACATCTGACCATGAGGTCCTCTTGTTGTTCAGGACTCCTTCCAGACTCTGAAGAAGTGGGTGAAGGAGCTAAAGGAACACGGTCCAGAGGACATTGTTGTAGCAATAGCAGGGAATAAGAATGATTTAGGAGACATCAGGTGAGCGATCTTCTGCCAAAGCTGCGTTTTATTTGGCTCACCTGTGATCTTTGCAGTTcatgtcctcctccttttcagGGAAGTGCCTATGAAGGAAGCTAAGGAGTTTGCTGAGTCCATTGCAGCTATTTTCATTGAGACTAGTGCAAGAAATGCTGTTAATGTTGAGGAGCTCTTTCAGAAAATCAGTAGGTTCCTTGCCTTTATACTGGGCCTGTGTTTTGCTCTTTATATGTTGTAAATCTGACACAGCAGCTGTGTAAATGACCCTGTGCCTCGTCTGTAGGTAAACAGATTCCACCCCTGGAAAATCCAGAGGTGGAGAGCAACGACTCCTTTAAACTCACCCGGCAGCCTGCTCCATCCGCCAGGAGATGCTGTTAATACCAGGAGGGGCCGACGACATTACTCCCTTCAGCACCAAGGACCCACCAGCATAGTCCACAGTGTCTGGGGGCAGACAGAGGTCAGCTTGCATGTGTGCTCGGCTGCAGCATTAGATGGGTCAAAGCACACGGATTCATTTAACTGCAGCAGTTTCAAAGCGGCTCAAGCAGAAAGCCTGTAGCGTGTCTCCCTCCTGTGGGGAGTCTCCTGAATTACATTCAGATTTTGTTTCCGGTACTTTACAGGTCTCATCATTAAGGACCGCTGTATCCTCCCTTCGTAGTACTCTTAAAGTAAAGCACAATAGAACGTATATGATCGAGTGGATGTGCTCTGAAACTggggtatttttgttttttaaatgtcaatTGCTCTGTAGATTTTGACTTGTGGAGCTTTTGTGTTCATACATACATCAGTCTGTCATTAGGGGGTCTGAGATGAGCACTTATTTGTGTAGCTCCGAGGCAGCAGCTCTACATTCCTGTGCGTCATGTGTTCTCACACGTTTTGCTGTATAAGTGTCTGAATGTATTGCTGCAGAATTAACAGCTTAGGGCTCTAAATCATAACTACagcatgaccccccccccgccgtTGAAACACTGTGACCGATGCTGGAATTGTTTACATAGAGGTTTTTAAAGGTGTTTTCTACATGCTGAAATTGTATTGTTTAAGATTTCACTACAGGGAACGACCTCACACGCCTCAAAACCAGACCAGTGTCTTACCTGATATACATTACGTTTATACTGTTACGACGGTAGGAGGCTGGCGTGTGCTTTTCTCTAAATGTGTCTACAGGGGATAAAGGGTAGAAAAAATTATGAGTAGTGTATTTGTGCTCAATAAACTCTAGAGAGTTGGAATCACATCCTAATTTGTAAACAATGGAAACAAGAATAATGTGCTGAAGttgtaaaaataacatttacattggATTTGCTGCAGATTCTTCAGCCGTAATAATCTTAGATTTGACCTCTTAAAAAATTTACAACTGCACTTTTACGTACCATGACCACAGTTTTATTAAAACAGTGCTCAGTAGTAGCAGGATTTGGTAAAATGGACACAAAAGTTCATGGATGCAATATGACTTTTGTATTAACAACATTTCTGTTTCCACATTTTCATAGCttcaaaaacatgtttacatttgtaTGTTGTCAGTTTAAAATGACTCCTGTTTCCACATCTGTGAGTTGGTAAAACTCACTTATTGTATATGTGTCGTTACATTCCACTCTGTAGAGTCCTcactaaatgttttttgtggATAAATATTTTTCCCGCATGGTCTGCCTT contains:
- the rab31 gene encoding ras-related protein Rab-31, which codes for MAIRELKVCLLGDTGVGKSSIVCRFVQDHFDHNISPTIGASFLTKTVPCGNELHKFLIWDTAGQERFHSLAPMYYRGSAAAVVVYDITKLDSFQTLKKWVKELKEHGPEDIVVAIAGNKNDLGDIREVPMKEAKEFAESIAAIFIETSARNAVNVEELFQKISKQIPPLENPEVESNDSFKLTRQPAPSARRCC